From the Anolis sagrei isolate rAnoSag1 chromosome 12, rAnoSag1.mat, whole genome shotgun sequence genome, one window contains:
- the LOC132764226 gene encoding T-lymphocyte surface antigen Ly-9 — MKSFGGPITFVLFLLLIHTARAAVPTPNFTTQVGDSVTLDTKIPKGAAYVNIQLRSASLRKGLAVWIPGKPISVISPQFSGRITFEEDRHEFHISHLRVEDGGIFEISMENAESVMTDLGKYVVFVFNISVVSASRFDNQSCSMDLLCEAGTGSRAVTYTWKHMSKGSTVSRSPWLHLVMDPKDQGDTYTCTAQSLGMQGTWDIKPYPQCGPKSGAQGLFGLRFPSICLLAQALLLTLVVAHSG; from the exons ATGAAGTCTTTTGGAGGTCCCATCACCttcgtcctcttcctcctcctcatccacaCTGCAA GAGCAGCGGTCCCTACCCCGAATTTCACCACCCAGGTGGGCGACTCGGTCACTCTGGATACAAAGATTCCCAAAGGAGCCGCTTACGTCAACATCCAACTCCGATCGGCCTCCCTGCGCAAGGGTCTGGCTGTGTGGATACCGGGGAAGCCGATCTCTGTCATCTCTCCACAGTTTTCGGGAAGGATCACCTTCGAGGAAGATCGGCACGAGTTCCATATCAGCCACCTGAGGGTGGAAGACGGAGGCATCTTTGAAATTTCGATGGAGAATGCTGAAAGCGTTATGACAGACTTGGGGAAATATGTAGTCTTTGTGTTCA ACATCAGCGTCGTCTCTGCCAGTCGGTTTGACAACCAGTCCTGCAGTATGGACTTGCTTTGTGAAGCCGGGACAGGGAGCAGAGCGGTGACCTATACCTGGAAGCACATGTCCAAGGGTTCCACTGTCTCCCGGAGCCCCTGGCTTCACCTTGTCATGGACCCCAAAGACCAAGGGGACACTTATACCTGCACCGCACAATCCCTCGGCATGCAGGGAACTTGGGACATCAAGCCCTATCCACAATGTGGACCCAAATCTGGGGCTCAAG GACTCTTCGGACTTCGATTCCCATCCATTTGCCTCCTCGCTCAAGCCCTTCTGCTCACCCTTGTGGTGGCCCATTCAGGGTGA